One Porphyromonas pogonae genomic region harbors:
- a CDS encoding glycosyltransferase family 4 protein produces MKKKLLIVHRALAPYRIELFNELYEAFDTRIYFEYPSPLEQQFRKDAIDERVKFKSEVLNAPKSQLKNWRPQVISIIKDFKPDIILASEFNLITPLLYYAKALYSHHSTIYVMCDDNEQSALCEVKYGRGLKKRFLGIVNGVILCDRRAEKVYSQSFARGSRFYTYPIIQDDSFFRGKLCDALPLANDLRSKCRPEEKVILFVGRLVPEKNVHGLLQTFSKILDKQSDVRLVIVGDGPEKSDLIDMTKQLGIQPQVSFEGKHEGLPLYAYYAMADLFILPSLKEPFGAVVNEALLSGLPVICSKVAGAASLIDDSNGKTFNPYLPGDMENTLNEALSSILLYKNVTLKPSLMTLLFKEEIQKLISFIGR; encoded by the coding sequence AAGAAATTACTCATTGTTCATCGAGCTTTGGCTCCATATCGAATAGAGCTCTTCAACGAACTCTATGAAGCTTTTGACACGCGTATTTATTTTGAGTATCCATCACCACTGGAGCAGCAATTTAGAAAAGATGCGATTGATGAGCGCGTAAAATTTAAGTCAGAAGTACTAAATGCGCCCAAGTCACAGCTAAAGAATTGGCGACCGCAGGTCATTTCTATTATTAAAGATTTCAAACCCGATATCATCCTTGCCAGTGAATTCAATCTTATCACTCCTCTGCTCTATTATGCAAAAGCATTATACTCACACCACTCAACGATCTATGTGATGTGCGATGATAATGAGCAAAGCGCTTTGTGTGAAGTGAAATACGGAAGAGGATTGAAGAAGAGGTTTTTAGGCATTGTAAATGGCGTTATTCTATGTGACCGAAGAGCAGAGAAAGTTTATAGTCAATCTTTTGCTAGAGGTAGCAGATTTTATACATACCCCATTATCCAAGATGATTCTTTTTTTAGAGGAAAGCTCTGTGATGCGCTTCCATTGGCAAATGATCTGAGGAGTAAGTGCAGACCTGAGGAAAAGGTGATATTATTTGTGGGTAGATTAGTTCCTGAAAAAAACGTTCATGGATTGCTACAGACTTTCAGCAAGATCTTAGATAAACAGTCTGATGTCCGATTAGTGATAGTGGGAGATGGTCCTGAAAAATCCGATCTGATAGATATGACAAAACAGTTGGGCATACAGCCTCAAGTGTCTTTCGAAGGTAAACACGAAGGTCTTCCCTTGTATGCCTATTATGCCATGGCCGATTTATTTATTCTACCGAGTTTGAAAGAGCCTTTCGGTGCTGTTGTAAACGAAGCCTTACTCTCCGGTTTACCGGTGATTTGTAGCAAAGTGGCAGGAGCCGCTTCGCTTATAGATGATAGCAATGGAAAAACATTTAATCCTTATCTACCGGGAGATATGGAGAATACTCTTAACGAAGCATTGTCTTCTATATTATTATATAAAAATGTAACTTTGAAGCCATCATTGATGACTCTATTATTTAAAGAAGAGATACAGAAGCTTATTTCATTTATTGGACGATGA
- a CDS encoding glycosyltransferase: MKVLFLNTYESGGGAAIATTRLMEALRKIGVDARLLVLYSDNIPKAYVDELTSSRVMGLIAKARFISERGLIYYANGRDRSRMFKVSTASMGFNILHHPWVINADVIHINWINQGFLSLNGIKALLELKKLVFWTMHDMWPATGICHLPYYLSPKGDIKSCSRYTEECGYCPFLKSSKPRDLSYTGLMRKRFLGNGDIQFIAVSNWLKEQVRISANLKRCNIEVVHNPIDTKAFRPIPASEETDWLTPESIPIVMSAARLDDPIKGPSLCVKTINRLCHIEPSLINYGRLVLIGNIKDKRVFSDIKMPVYCLGHVDDEVSLASIYSVARVTISTSLCETFGQTLTESLACGCPVVAFDFGGQTDIIKPGINGYLTPAYDTRAMAINILKAIELSDNPQGRSQCKESVQKFNATAIAEKMKQLYLSKLNKGSDL, encoded by the coding sequence ATGAAAGTTCTTTTTTTAAATACCTATGAAAGCGGTGGAGGTGCAGCTATTGCAACAACTCGTCTTATGGAGGCATTGCGCAAAATAGGCGTTGATGCTCGTTTGCTGGTATTATATTCTGATAATATCCCTAAGGCTTATGTAGACGAACTGACTTCGTCTCGTGTAATGGGGCTTATTGCCAAAGCACGTTTTATATCGGAGAGAGGACTTATTTATTATGCCAACGGTAGAGATCGCTCTCGTATGTTCAAAGTCTCTACGGCAAGCATGGGATTCAACATTCTGCATCATCCATGGGTCATAAATGCTGATGTAATTCACATCAACTGGATAAACCAAGGCTTCCTCTCGCTCAATGGAATAAAAGCATTATTAGAGCTCAAAAAGCTTGTTTTTTGGACTATGCACGATATGTGGCCTGCGACAGGTATTTGCCATTTGCCTTATTATTTGTCTCCCAAAGGTGACATAAAATCTTGTAGCAGATATACTGAGGAGTGTGGTTATTGTCCTTTTCTAAAAAGCTCAAAGCCTAGGGATCTTTCGTATACAGGTCTTATGCGTAAAAGATTTTTGGGCAATGGTGATATCCAATTTATTGCTGTAAGCAATTGGCTCAAAGAGCAAGTCAGAATAAGTGCAAATCTCAAGCGTTGTAACATAGAGGTTGTGCATAACCCTATAGACACAAAAGCTTTCCGTCCTATTCCCGCATCAGAGGAAACTGACTGGCTTACTCCTGAAAGCATACCTATAGTAATGTCTGCGGCGAGGTTGGATGATCCTATCAAAGGGCCTTCCCTTTGTGTAAAGACGATCAACCGACTGTGTCATATTGAGCCGAGCCTTATCAATTATGGGAGACTTGTCTTAATTGGAAATATCAAAGACAAAAGAGTTTTTAGTGATATCAAAATGCCTGTATATTGTTTAGGTCATGTAGATGATGAGGTTTCTTTGGCTTCTATCTATTCTGTGGCTCGAGTTACTATCAGTACCTCATTGTGCGAAACTTTTGGGCAGACTCTTACTGAATCCTTGGCCTGCGGTTGCCCTGTTGTTGCTTTTGATTTCGGAGGACAGACTGATATTATAAAACCCGGAATCAATGGTTATCTCACTCCGGCATATGATACCCGAGCTATGGCCATAAATATCCTCAAAGCCATAGAGCTATCTGACAATCCCCAGGGCAGAAGTCAGTGTAAGGAAAGTGTACAGAAATTCAATGCTACTGCAATTGCCGAGAAAATGAAACAACTTTATTTATCAAAACTAAACAAAGGTTCCGACTTATAA
- a CDS encoding glycosyltransferase family 2 protein, producing the protein MKPIFSIITVSYNAEHTIARTVQSVYNQTDDNIEYILIDGGSTDHTVDIARKIYPEIKVLSEKDSGIYDAMNKGLHMAQGEYVWFLNAGDQIYDNDIISALSDCCVNALPDIIYGDTMLVDDNNKELGLRRLRPPHKLKWTSFKDGMLVCHQAFIVRRSVAMDYNLKYKLSSDVDWCIRCMKKANSIYNSNFILVKYLHEGLTTANRKKSLIERFCIMTKHYGVVSTLYHHLKFVFVKRR; encoded by the coding sequence ATGAAACCTATATTTTCAATTATTACAGTTTCTTATAACGCTGAGCACACCATAGCTCGTACAGTGCAAAGTGTGTACAATCAAACCGATGACAATATTGAGTATATCCTTATAGACGGAGGCTCTACAGATCACACAGTCGATATTGCCCGTAAGATTTATCCGGAAATTAAGGTTTTAAGTGAGAAGGATTCAGGTATATATGATGCTATGAACAAGGGGCTGCATATGGCTCAAGGCGAATATGTGTGGTTTCTCAATGCTGGTGATCAGATTTATGACAACGATATTATCTCAGCATTGAGTGATTGCTGCGTGAACGCTCTCCCCGATATTATTTATGGAGATACCATGCTTGTTGATGATAATAATAAAGAGTTAGGTTTGCGTAGGTTGAGACCTCCTCACAAACTTAAGTGGACGAGTTTCAAAGACGGTATGCTTGTGTGTCATCAGGCTTTTATTGTAAGAAGGTCTGTAGCCATGGATTACAACCTGAAGTATAAGCTCTCTTCCGATGTCGACTGGTGCATTCGTTGCATGAAAAAAGCTAACTCTATTTATAATAGTAACTTTATTCTTGTAAAGTACTTGCATGAAGGGCTTACTACTGCTAATAGGAAAAAATCTCTTATAGAACGCTTTTGCATCATGACAAAGCACTATGGAGTAGTGAGTACACTATATCATCACCTTAAATTTGTGTTTGTGAAAAGGCGTTGA
- a CDS encoding protein-glutamine glutaminase family protein, whose product MKNSILKLCASALFVSTLFVSCNKESVQPVTTSYLSVEDATRGLKLIDMDGMTPIHVEPIDQYSVKVEFLQSARPYSLDLRLQNSQDLLGKIKKAIAENSPLSIAVPENSTSIVKVNPPSVTALLDYQESLKYDPKASVRAMTVVSSEAELMKLFNYLKNQPIPFKYIADGCYARAHKMRQLMLQKGIECKKQFVYGSLRAFNGYCCTSWVYHVAPLVKVKTSNGRVVEKIIDPSMFQEPVAPETWRNACINSQNCKGPVNITEYVNTDGAVYYYNNYSKTSVYDNDYRKTNDVIRDYTGLEGCGNNSYYY is encoded by the coding sequence ATGAAAAATTCTATCTTAAAACTATGTGCCTCAGCACTTTTTGTTTCTACACTATTTGTATCTTGTAATAAAGAATCTGTCCAGCCTGTAACAACCTCTTATCTTTCTGTGGAAGATGCCACTCGCGGGCTAAAATTGATTGATATGGACGGTATGACACCTATTCATGTCGAACCCATTGATCAATATAGCGTTAAAGTTGAGTTCCTCCAGAGTGCACGTCCTTATTCTTTAGATTTAAGACTTCAAAATAGTCAGGATCTCCTTGGGAAAATCAAAAAAGCAATTGCAGAAAATAGTCCTTTGTCTATCGCCGTACCGGAAAATTCCACATCAATTGTAAAAGTCAATCCTCCGTCAGTTACAGCACTATTGGATTACCAAGAATCATTGAAATATGATCCTAAAGCATCTGTTAGGGCGATGACTGTAGTTTCCAGTGAGGCCGAATTGATGAAACTATTTAACTATCTAAAAAATCAACCTATTCCATTCAAGTATATTGCTGATGGATGTTATGCAAGAGCTCATAAGATGAGACAATTGATGCTTCAAAAAGGTATCGAATGTAAAAAGCAGTTTGTATACGGTAGCCTGAGAGCATTCAATGGATATTGCTGTACTAGCTGGGTGTACCATGTAGCTCCTCTGGTAAAAGTAAAAACATCTAATGGTAGAGTTGTAGAGAAGATTATTGATCCTTCTATGTTCCAAGAGCCTGTAGCTCCCGAAACATGGAGAAATGCTTGTATCAATTCTCAAAATTGTAAAGGCCCTGTAAACATTACTGAGTACGTAAATACTGATGGTGCTGTTTATTATTACAATAATTACAGCAAGACAAGTGTTTATGACAATGATTAC